The proteins below are encoded in one region of Paenacidovorax monticola:
- a CDS encoding aminotransferase class V-fold PLP-dependent enzyme, translating into MPGLLPDIDPDGLLEFSVVYTDRALNHMSKRFTGVMQDILSTLKQVYHAHTAVLVPGSGTFGMEAVARQFANRQKVLIVRNGWFSYRWSQIFDADAGLGGGAVVCKARKQGTGAQAPWIPCPADEVAAAIRAEKPKVVFAPHVETASGILLSDDYIRTVSAAAHEVGALFVLDCVASGAMWVDMQATGVDVLISAPQKGWSSSPCCAMVMLSERARQAIEGTSSSSFSCDLKKWMQIAEGYEKGQHAYHTTMPTDALVRLRDVMLETRDYGFAKVREEQIALGAQVRALLESRGFPSVAAEGWKAPGVVVSYTTDPGIQSGKKFLEAGLQTASGVPLQCDEGPDFQTFRIGLFGLEKWHNVDRTVGHLATALDRVAPRG; encoded by the coding sequence ATGCCCGGACTCTTGCCCGATATCGATCCCGATGGCCTGCTCGAATTCTCGGTGGTCTACACCGACCGCGCGCTCAACCACATGTCTAAGCGCTTCACGGGGGTGATGCAGGACATCCTCTCCACGCTCAAGCAGGTGTACCACGCGCACACGGCCGTGCTCGTGCCCGGCAGCGGCACCTTCGGCATGGAGGCCGTGGCGCGCCAGTTCGCGAACCGGCAGAAGGTGCTGATCGTGCGCAATGGCTGGTTCAGCTACCGCTGGAGCCAGATCTTCGACGCCGATGCAGGCCTGGGCGGCGGCGCCGTGGTGTGCAAGGCGCGCAAGCAGGGCACGGGCGCGCAGGCGCCCTGGATTCCCTGCCCCGCCGACGAGGTGGCCGCCGCGATCCGTGCCGAGAAGCCCAAAGTGGTGTTCGCGCCGCACGTGGAGACGGCCAGCGGCATCCTGCTGTCCGATGACTACATCCGCACCGTGAGCGCCGCAGCGCACGAAGTGGGCGCGCTGTTCGTGCTCGACTGCGTGGCCTCGGGCGCCATGTGGGTGGACATGCAGGCCACGGGCGTGGACGTGCTGATCTCCGCGCCGCAGAAGGGCTGGAGCAGCTCGCCTTGCTGCGCCATGGTGATGCTCAGCGAGCGCGCGCGGCAGGCCATCGAGGGCACCAGCAGCAGCAGCTTCTCGTGCGACCTCAAGAAGTGGATGCAGATCGCCGAGGGCTACGAGAAGGGCCAGCACGCCTACCACACCACCATGCCCACCGACGCACTGGTGCGCCTGCGCGACGTGATGCTGGAGACGCGTGATTACGGCTTCGCCAAGGTGCGCGAAGAGCAGATCGCCCTGGGCGCCCAGGTGCGTGCGCTACTGGAGTCGCGCGGCTTTCCGAGCGTGGCAGCCGAGGGCTGGAAGGCGCCCGGCGTGGTCGTGAGCTACACCACCGACCCCGGCATCCAGAGCGGCAAGAAGTTCCTCGAAGCGGGCCTGCAGACCGCCTCGGGCGTGCCGCTGCAGTGCGACGAGGGGCCGGACTTCCAGACCTTCCGCATCGGCCTGTTCGGCCTGGAGAAGTGGCACAACGTGGACCGCACCGTGGGCCACCTCGCCACGGCGCTCGACCGGGTGGCGCCGCGCGGTTGA
- the ltaE gene encoding low-specificity L-threonine aldolase — protein sequence MPDFRSDTVTQPTPAMRDAMLQAPLGDDVFGDDPSVNALQEHAAQLLGFEAALFAPTGTQTNLIALMGHCQRGDEAIVGQSWHTYRWEGGGMAVLGSIQPQPVETQPDGTLRLADIAAAIKPDDPHFARSRLVVLENTTGGQALPLPYIAEVAQLARSRGLAMHLDGARLFNAATAHAEASGGDVYEAARAICAHFDTASVCLSKGLGAPVGSLLLGSRDFIRQARRTRKILGGGMRQAGLLAAAGHHALQHHVRRMANDHALLRTLAQGLAEAGRSHPVLAGKLAVASAHTNILFCDVHADVAPAFTAWLAQHGVRVTSSLYGGATRLRWVTHLDVGPQDVAQALDCIQRFAPA from the coding sequence ATGCCCGACTTTCGCAGCGACACCGTCACCCAGCCCACGCCCGCCATGCGCGACGCCATGCTGCAGGCCCCGCTGGGCGACGACGTGTTCGGCGACGACCCCTCCGTGAACGCGCTGCAGGAGCATGCCGCGCAGCTGCTGGGCTTCGAGGCCGCGCTGTTCGCGCCCACCGGCACACAGACCAACCTGATCGCCCTCATGGGCCACTGCCAGCGCGGCGACGAGGCCATCGTGGGCCAGAGCTGGCACACCTACCGCTGGGAGGGCGGCGGCATGGCCGTGCTCGGCTCCATCCAGCCCCAGCCCGTGGAGACCCAGCCCGACGGCACGCTGCGCCTTGCCGACATCGCCGCCGCGATCAAGCCCGACGACCCGCATTTCGCGCGCTCGCGCCTCGTCGTGCTGGAGAACACCACGGGCGGCCAGGCCCTGCCCCTGCCCTATATCGCCGAAGTGGCGCAGCTGGCACGCTCGCGCGGCCTCGCCATGCACCTGGATGGCGCGCGCCTGTTCAACGCCGCCACGGCCCATGCCGAGGCCAGCGGGGGCGATGTGTACGAGGCGGCGCGCGCCATCTGCGCGCACTTCGACACAGCCTCCGTCTGCCTCAGCAAGGGGCTGGGCGCGCCTGTGGGCTCGCTGCTGCTGGGCTCGCGCGACTTCATCCGCCAGGCGCGGCGCACGCGCAAGATCCTGGGCGGCGGCATGCGCCAGGCCGGCCTGCTGGCCGCCGCGGGCCACCACGCGCTGCAGCACCATGTACGGCGCATGGCCAACGACCACGCCCTGCTGCGCACGCTCGCGCAAGGCCTGGCCGAAGCGGGGCGCAGCCACCCTGTGCTTGCGGGCAAGCTGGCCGTGGCCTCGGCCCACACCAACATCCTGTTCTGCGATGTGCACGCCGACGTGGCCCCGGCCTTCACGGCCTGGCTCGCGCAGCACGGCGTGCGCGTGACCAGCAGCCTCTATGGCGGCGCCACGCGCCTGCGCTGGGTCACGCACCTGGACGTGGGGCCGCAGGACGTGGCGCAGGCGCTGGACTGCATCCAGCGCTTCGCTCCGGCCTGA
- a CDS encoding YggS family pyridoxal phosphate-dependent enzyme has protein sequence MTTIGNNIQLVRARMAQACERAGRPPASVALLAVSKTFGPEAVYAAAQAGQRAFGENYIQEAVEKMAAVRALPPLPAPALEWHCIGPIQSNKTRPVAEHFDWAHTVDRLKTAQRLSDQRPAHLPPLMVCIQVNVDGGATKSGVPPEEAVALARAVAQLPRLRLRGVMSIPDPAPDFEAQCALHRRVRAVFDAIVAAGGPGLEAFDTLSLGMTADLEAAVQAGSTLVRVGSGIFGARSYAQAG, from the coding sequence ATGACCACGATTGGTAACAACATCCAACTCGTGCGCGCGCGCATGGCACAGGCCTGCGAGCGTGCCGGCAGGCCGCCCGCCAGCGTGGCGTTACTGGCTGTTTCAAAGACCTTCGGCCCCGAGGCCGTGTACGCCGCCGCCCAGGCAGGGCAACGTGCCTTCGGCGAGAACTACATCCAGGAGGCCGTGGAGAAGATGGCAGCCGTGCGTGCCCTGCCGCCGCTGCCCGCGCCGGCCCTGGAGTGGCACTGCATCGGCCCCATCCAGAGCAACAAGACGCGCCCGGTGGCCGAGCATTTCGACTGGGCGCACACGGTGGACCGGCTCAAGACCGCGCAGCGCCTGTCGGACCAGCGGCCGGCGCACCTGCCTCCGCTCATGGTGTGCATCCAGGTCAACGTGGATGGCGGCGCCACCAAGTCGGGCGTACCGCCCGAAGAGGCCGTGGCGCTGGCCCGGGCGGTGGCGCAACTGCCCCGGCTGCGGCTGCGCGGCGTGATGAGCATTCCCGACCCGGCCCCGGACTTCGAGGCCCAGTGCGCGCTGCACCGACGCGTGCGCGCCGTGTTCGACGCGATCGTGGCGGCCGGGGGGCCGGGGCTCGAGGCGTTCGACACGCTCTCGCTGGGCATGACGGCCGACCTCGAGGCCGCCGTGCAGGCCGGCAGCACCCTGGTGCGCGTGGGCAGCGGCATCTTCGGCGCGCGCAGCTACGCGCAGGCCGGCTGA
- a CDS encoding type IV pilus twitching motility protein PilT: MDITQLLAFSVKNKASDLHLSAGLPPMIRVHGDVRRLNVDALDHKTVHAMVYDIMSDAQRKVYEEFLEVDFSFEIEGLARFRVNAFNQNRGAAAVFRTIPSKILTLEQLNAPKIFGDLALKPRGLVLVTGPTGSGKSTTLAAMVNYLNETEYGHILTVEDPIEFVHESKKCLVNQREVGPMTLSFAAALKSALREDPDAILVGEMRDLETIRLAMTAAETGHLVFGTLHTSSAAKTIDRIIDVFPAEEKEMVRAMLSESLQAVISQTLCKLKDGSGRVAAHEIMLGTSAIRNLIREAKVAQMYSTIQTSNSVGMQTLDQNLTDLVRRNIISPAEARSKAKIPENFPG; the protein is encoded by the coding sequence GTGGACATCACCCAACTGCTCGCATTCAGCGTCAAGAACAAGGCCTCCGACCTGCATCTGTCCGCCGGGCTCCCTCCGATGATCCGCGTGCACGGGGACGTGCGCCGCCTCAACGTCGATGCGCTGGACCACAAGACCGTCCATGCCATGGTGTACGACATCATGAGCGACGCGCAGCGCAAGGTCTATGAAGAATTCCTGGAGGTCGACTTCTCGTTTGAGATCGAGGGCCTGGCGCGCTTCCGCGTGAACGCCTTCAATCAGAACCGCGGCGCGGCCGCCGTGTTCCGGACCATTCCGAGCAAGATCCTCACGCTGGAGCAGCTCAACGCGCCCAAGATCTTCGGCGACTTGGCCCTGAAGCCGCGCGGCCTGGTGCTGGTGACGGGCCCCACGGGCTCGGGCAAGTCCACCACGCTGGCGGCCATGGTGAACTACCTGAACGAAACCGAGTACGGCCACATCCTCACGGTGGAGGACCCGATCGAGTTCGTGCACGAATCCAAGAAATGCCTGGTCAACCAGCGCGAGGTGGGGCCGATGACGCTGTCGTTCGCCGCCGCGCTCAAGTCGGCGCTGCGCGAGGACCCGGACGCCATCCTGGTGGGCGAAATGCGCGACCTCGAAACCATCCGCCTGGCCATGACGGCCGCCGAAACAGGCCACCTGGTGTTCGGCACGCTGCACACCTCCAGCGCCGCCAAGACCATCGACCGGATCATCGACGTGTTCCCCGCCGAAGAAAAGGAAATGGTGCGCGCGATGCTGTCCGAATCGCTGCAGGCCGTGATCTCGCAGACGCTGTGCAAGCTCAAGGACGGATCGGGCCGCGTGGCCGCGCACGAGATCATGCTGGGCACCAGCGCCATCCGCAACCTGATCCGCGAGGCCAAGGTGGCGCAGATGTACTCCACCATCCAGACCAGCAACAGCGTGGGCATGCAGACGCTGGACCAGAACCTCACGGACCTGGTGCGGCGCAACATCATCAGCCCCGCCGAAGCCCGCAGCAAGGCCAAGATCCCGGAGAATTTCCCCGGCTGA
- a CDS encoding cyclic nucleotide-binding domain-containing protein, whose amino-acid sequence MKGILSLLRLKTSGPKPAEESGDSVFFTTAFAGQGVDDSMLVPWEARAVEIGAKRLPTSRGGKLLQGLWAKDKYMAHLDKDAVERMERFFEFASIPSGRDVIRQDEYGNFMVVLLTGTIAVDRVQPWGEHLRLAETRPGDILGEMSLLDSGIRFSACTTLTDCEIAVLSAEAMDEMMSKDPQLAASLVALLARKLSLRLRVVSARLSENQK is encoded by the coding sequence ATGAAAGGCATTCTGAGCCTGCTGCGCCTGAAGACCAGTGGCCCCAAGCCCGCGGAGGAGAGCGGGGACTCGGTCTTCTTCACCACCGCCTTCGCGGGCCAGGGCGTGGACGACTCCATGCTCGTGCCCTGGGAGGCGCGTGCCGTGGAGATCGGTGCCAAACGCCTGCCCACCAGCCGCGGCGGCAAGCTGCTGCAGGGGCTGTGGGCCAAGGACAAATACATGGCCCACCTGGACAAGGACGCCGTGGAGCGCATGGAACGCTTCTTCGAGTTCGCGTCCATTCCTTCGGGGCGCGACGTGATCCGCCAGGACGAGTACGGCAACTTCATGGTCGTGCTGCTCACGGGCACCATCGCCGTGGACCGCGTGCAGCCCTGGGGCGAACACCTGCGCCTGGCCGAGACGCGGCCGGGCGACATCCTGGGCGAGATGTCGCTGCTGGACAGCGGCATCCGCTTCTCAGCCTGCACCACGCTCACCGATTGCGAGATCGCCGTGCTGAGCGCCGAGGCCATGGACGAGATGATGTCCAAGGACCCGCAGCTCGCCGCCAGCCTGGTGGCCCTGCTGGCCCGCAAGCTGTCGCTGCGCCTGCGCGTCGTGAGCGCACGCCTCAGCGAAAACCAGAAATAA
- a CDS encoding PilT/PilU family type 4a pilus ATPase — translation MERDQASKFINDLLKLMVSRGGSDLFITAEFPPAIKVDGKVTKVSPQPLTPGHTLTLARSIMSDKQIADFERTKECNFAISPAGIGRFRVNAFIQQGRVGMVLRTIPLTLPTIDGLGVPQVLKEVTMTKRGLCILVGATGSGKSTTLAAMVDWRNENSFGHIITVEDPIEFVHPHKNCVVTQREVGLDTDSWEAALKNTLRQAPDVILMGEIRDRETMEHAVAFAETGHLCLATLHANSANQALDRIINFFPEERRAQLLMDLSLNLRGMISQRLIPKQDGKGRAAAVEVMLNTPLIADLIFKGEVAEIKEIMKKSRNLGMQTFDQSLFDLFEANVISYEDALRNADSLNDLRLQIKLSSQRAKTTDLASGTEHFAIV, via the coding sequence ATGGAACGCGATCAGGCCAGTAAATTCATCAATGACCTGCTCAAGCTCATGGTCAGCAGGGGCGGCAGCGACCTGTTCATCACGGCCGAGTTTCCGCCCGCCATCAAGGTGGACGGCAAGGTCACCAAGGTGTCGCCGCAGCCGCTCACGCCAGGCCACACGCTGACGCTGGCGCGCTCCATCATGAGCGACAAGCAGATCGCCGATTTCGAACGCACCAAGGAGTGCAACTTCGCGATCTCGCCGGCCGGCATCGGGCGCTTCCGCGTCAACGCCTTCATCCAGCAGGGCCGCGTGGGCATGGTGCTGCGGACCATTCCGCTCACGCTGCCCACCATCGACGGCCTGGGCGTGCCGCAGGTCCTCAAGGAAGTGACCATGACCAAGCGCGGCCTGTGCATCCTGGTGGGTGCCACGGGCTCGGGCAAGTCAACCACGCTCGCAGCCATGGTGGACTGGCGCAACGAAAACTCGTTCGGCCACATCATCACCGTGGAGGACCCGATCGAGTTCGTGCACCCGCACAAGAACTGCGTGGTCACGCAACGCGAGGTGGGCCTGGACACCGACAGCTGGGAAGCCGCCCTCAAGAACACGCTGCGCCAGGCGCCCGACGTGATCCTGATGGGCGAGATCCGCGACCGCGAGACCATGGAGCATGCCGTGGCCTTCGCCGAAACCGGCCACCTGTGCCTGGCCACGCTGCACGCCAACAGCGCCAACCAGGCGCTGGACCGGATCATCAACTTCTTCCCCGAAGAGCGCCGCGCGCAACTGCTCATGGACCTGTCGCTGAACCTGCGCGGCATGATCTCGCAGCGCCTCATCCCCAAGCAGGACGGCAAGGGCCGCGCCGCCGCCGTCGAGGTGATGCTCAACACCCCGCTGATCGCCGACCTGATCTTCAAGGGCGAGGTCGCCGAGATCAAGGAGATCATGAAGAAGAGCCGCAACCTCGGCATGCAGACCTTCGACCAGTCGCTGTTCGACCTGTTCGAGGCCAACGTCATCAGCTACGAGGATGCGCTGCGCAACGCCGATTCGCTCAACGACCTGCGCCTGCAGATCAAGCTCAGCAGCCAGCGCGCCAAGACCACCGACCTGGCCTCAGGCACGGAGCATTTCGCGATTGTGTGA
- a CDS encoding NAD(P)-dependent oxidoreductase: protein MPSTNPRNYDATPPRKVAFLGLGVMGYPMAGHLALAGHEVTVYNRTATKSVAWCAEYASAKTPKHAATPREAAVGADFVFCCVGNDDDLRSVTLGADGAFAGMQPGAIFVDHTTASAEVARELYAAARTLGLQFIDAPVSGGQAGAQNGQLTVMCGGDAAAFEAVRPTAMAFSRAFTHLGASGAGQLAKMVNQICIAGLVQGLSEAVAFGMRAGLDMPQVLDVIGKGAAQSWQMDNRGKTMVEGKFDFGFAVDWMRKDLGLVLDEAKRNGARLPVTALVDQFYADVQQMGGNRWDTSSLIARLVPPTPKN, encoded by the coding sequence ATGCCAAGCACCAATCCTCGCAACTACGACGCAACTCCTCCCCGCAAGGTCGCCTTTCTCGGCCTGGGGGTGATGGGCTATCCCATGGCCGGGCACCTCGCGCTGGCGGGGCATGAGGTCACCGTGTACAACCGCACCGCTACAAAATCAGTAGCTTGGTGCGCAGAGTACGCAAGCGCCAAGACACCAAAGCACGCTGCAACGCCGCGTGAGGCGGCCGTGGGGGCGGATTTCGTATTCTGCTGCGTGGGCAATGACGACGACCTGCGCTCGGTCACGCTGGGCGCGGATGGCGCCTTCGCGGGCATGCAGCCCGGCGCCATCTTCGTGGACCACACCACGGCCTCGGCCGAGGTGGCGCGCGAGCTGTATGCCGCCGCACGCACGCTGGGCCTGCAGTTCATCGACGCCCCCGTCTCGGGCGGCCAGGCCGGCGCGCAGAACGGCCAGCTCACGGTGATGTGCGGCGGTGACGCGGCAGCCTTCGAGGCCGTGCGCCCCACGGCCATGGCTTTTTCGCGCGCCTTCACGCACCTGGGCGCGAGCGGCGCAGGCCAGTTGGCCAAGATGGTCAATCAGATCTGCATCGCGGGCCTGGTGCAGGGCCTGTCGGAAGCCGTGGCCTTTGGCATGCGTGCGGGGCTGGACATGCCCCAGGTGCTCGACGTGATCGGCAAGGGCGCGGCCCAGAGCTGGCAGATGGACAACCGCGGCAAGACCATGGTGGAAGGCAAGTTCGACTTCGGCTTCGCCGTGGACTGGATGCGCAAGGACCTGGGCCTGGTGCTCGACGAGGCCAAGCGCAACGGCGCGCGCCTGCCCGTGACGGCCCTCGTGGACCAGTTCTATGCCGACGTGCAGCAGATGGGCGGCAACCGCTGGGACACGTCGAGCCTGATCGCGCGCCTGGTACCGCCCACTCCCAAGAACTGA
- a CDS encoding BON domain-containing protein, giving the protein MKFQGTRTACMLLAAAALAGGLSACVPLVVGGAAVGTMVAVDRRTSGTQLEDESIEMRSANRIYEILGDRAHVNVTSWNRQVLLTGEVPTADDRQKVEQAVLGVENVRSIVNELVVAPNSSVTQRSNDALITGKVKASFVDAKDIMSSAFKVVTERGVVYLMGRVTQREATRATEITRGVSGVAKVVRVFEIISEDEMRRGFAAQQPAPVVQDPAHTAP; this is encoded by the coding sequence ATGAAGTTTCAAGGGACCCGTACCGCCTGCATGCTGCTGGCCGCCGCCGCGCTGGCGGGAGGGCTGTCGGCCTGCGTGCCGCTCGTCGTGGGCGGCGCGGCCGTGGGCACCATGGTGGCCGTGGACCGCCGCACCTCCGGCACCCAGCTGGAGGACGAGAGCATCGAGATGCGCTCGGCCAACCGCATCTACGAGATCCTGGGTGACCGCGCGCACGTCAACGTCACGAGCTGGAACCGCCAGGTGCTGCTGACCGGCGAGGTGCCGACGGCCGATGACCGCCAGAAGGTCGAACAGGCCGTGCTGGGCGTGGAGAACGTGCGCTCCATCGTCAACGAGCTGGTCGTGGCGCCGAACTCCTCGGTAACGCAGCGCTCGAACGATGCCCTCATCACGGGCAAGGTGAAGGCGAGCTTCGTGGACGCCAAGGACATCATGAGCTCCGCCTTCAAGGTGGTGACCGAGCGCGGCGTGGTCTACCTCATGGGCCGTGTGACCCAGCGCGAGGCCACGCGCGCCACAGAGATCACGCGCGGCGTGAGCGGGGTGGCGAAGGTGGTGCGCGTGTTCGAGATCATTTCCGAGGACGAGATGCGCCGAGGCTTCGCGGCCCAGCAGCCCGCACCCGTGGTGCAGGACCCGGCCCACACCGCGCCTTGA
- a CDS encoding SIS domain-containing protein, translating into MLEQRIQQHFIDSADLKYQAAQALSHPIAAAVQAVLACVTSGGKVLACGAGASAADARRFAALCVAGFERDRPELAALALSEDSALQAAPSGAVDTDQGLARQVRALGQAGDVLLALSLSGDDTPVLAATVAAHERDMTVVALSGRTGGSLAAVLRETDVLVCVPHDRAARVREVHALALHCLCDGVDAQLLGEQEIPL; encoded by the coding sequence ATGCTTGAGCAACGCATCCAACAGCATTTCATCGACAGCGCGGACCTGAAATACCAGGCCGCCCAGGCGCTGAGCCATCCCATCGCAGCGGCCGTGCAGGCCGTGCTGGCCTGTGTGACGAGCGGCGGCAAGGTGCTGGCCTGCGGCGCGGGCGCATCGGCCGCCGACGCACGGCGCTTCGCCGCCCTGTGCGTGGCCGGCTTCGAGCGGGACCGTCCCGAACTGGCCGCGCTGGCGCTCAGCGAGGACTCCGCCCTGCAGGCCGCGCCCTCGGGTGCCGTCGATACCGACCAGGGGCTGGCGCGCCAGGTGCGTGCCCTGGGGCAGGCCGGCGACGTGCTGCTCGCCCTGTCCTTGAGCGGCGACGATACCCCCGTGCTGGCCGCCACCGTGGCCGCGCACGAACGCGACATGACCGTGGTGGCCCTCAGCGGCCGCACGGGCGGCTCGCTGGCCGCCGTGCTGCGTGAAACCGACGTGCTGGTCTGCGTGCCGCACGACCGCGCCGCGCGCGTGCGCGAAGTCCATGCCCTGGCGCTGCACTGCCTGTGCGACGGCGTGGACGCCCAACTACTTGGTGAACAGGAGATACCGCTATGA
- a CDS encoding YraN family protein, whose product MGFLGKMRDRLTPARPTTRALGNAAEDRALAHLQSAGLQLLERNYRTPGRGGGEIDLVLRERDGTLVFAEVRSRASRDWGGAGASIGAVKQRRLVFAARHYLLRWPSPPPCRFDAVLVDGDQIEWLRAAFDAE is encoded by the coding sequence ATGGGTTTCCTTGGAAAAATGCGGGACAGGCTCACCCCAGCGCGGCCCACCACGCGCGCGCTGGGCAACGCGGCGGAGGATCGCGCGCTGGCGCATCTGCAGTCCGCGGGCTTGCAGCTGCTGGAGCGCAATTATCGGACGCCGGGGCGCGGAGGCGGCGAGATCGACCTGGTGCTGCGCGAGCGCGATGGCACGCTGGTCTTTGCCGAGGTGCGCAGCCGCGCGAGCCGCGACTGGGGTGGCGCGGGCGCGAGCATCGGCGCCGTGAAGCAGCGCCGCCTCGTGTTCGCGGCGCGCCACTACCTGCTGCGCTGGCCCTCGCCCCCGCCGTGCCGTTTCGACGCCGTGCTGGTCGATGGCGACCAGATCGAGTGGCTGCGCGCCGCCTTCGATGCGGAGTGA
- the rsmI gene encoding 16S rRNA (cytidine(1402)-2'-O)-methyltransferase gives MSASFASALAAAHEAAAGQHYPQGALYVVATPIGNLADITLRALHVLQHVDAIACEDTRHTQALLRSYGLERPGAQLLALHQHNEAEAAQAVVERLRAGQRVAYVSDAGTPGVSDPGARLVAAVQAAGLRALPLPGASSVTAALSVAGAVAPAQGEPGFVFAGFLPTKATERAGAVAALAREPRCVVLLEAPHRIEELARALAVLGPRPVTLARELTKQFEEIATQSAQDLPAWLAGAPQRARGEFVVLLHPMAVAQDDGEGLRVLHLLLAELPVKTAVRLAAEITGAPRNGLYDAALEIKRADS, from the coding sequence TTGAGCGCCTCTTTCGCCTCCGCCCTCGCCGCCGCACACGAGGCGGCAGCTGGCCAGCATTATCCGCAAGGCGCCCTGTACGTGGTCGCGACCCCCATCGGCAACCTGGCCGACATCACGCTGCGCGCACTGCACGTGCTGCAGCACGTGGACGCCATCGCCTGCGAGGACACCCGCCACACCCAGGCCTTGCTGCGCTCCTACGGGCTGGAGCGCCCCGGAGCCCAGTTGCTGGCCCTGCACCAGCACAACGAGGCCGAGGCCGCCCAGGCCGTGGTGGAGCGCCTGCGCGCGGGCCAGCGCGTGGCCTATGTGAGCGACGCGGGCACGCCCGGCGTGAGCGACCCCGGCGCGCGCCTGGTGGCGGCCGTGCAGGCGGCGGGCCTGCGCGCCCTGCCCTTGCCCGGCGCCAGCAGTGTGACGGCCGCGCTCAGCGTGGCCGGGGCCGTGGCGCCCGCGCAGGGCGAGCCGGGCTTTGTGTTCGCGGGCTTCCTGCCCACCAAGGCGACCGAACGCGCGGGCGCCGTGGCCGCACTCGCGCGGGAGCCGCGCTGCGTGGTGCTGCTCGAAGCCCCGCACCGCATCGAGGAGCTGGCGCGGGCCCTGGCCGTGCTGGGCCCGCGCCCGGTCACGCTGGCGCGCGAACTCACCAAGCAGTTCGAGGAGATCGCCACCCAGAGCGCGCAGGACCTGCCGGCCTGGCTGGCGGGCGCGCCGCAGCGCGCGCGTGGCGAATTCGTGGTGCTGCTGCACCCCATGGCGGTGGCGCAGGACGACGGCGAGGGCCTGCGCGTGCTGCACCTGCTGCTCGCCGAGCTGCCCGTGAAGACCGCCGTGCGCCTAGCCGCCGAGATCACGGGCGCGCCGCGCAACGGGCTCTACGATGCGGCGCTGGAGATCAAGCGCGCCGACTCATAG
- a CDS encoding Hsp70 family protein: MVSLADTTLGIDFGTSNSAMALRRAGGQAQLVPLEGMAATMPTALFFNAEEHRTHYGRDAVAHYLGGVEGRLMRSLKSLLGSALLQDKTAVHDSLVSYQDIIAMFLRRLAASAQQALGGLPGRVVLGRPVHFVDDDAARDRQAEEALRQAAHSAGFAEVSFQFEPIAAALDYEQRIERESWVLVVDIGGGTSDFTVVRLGPEHAARADRSQDVLATTGVHVGGTDFDHRLNLELVMPLLGFRQRGPSGREVPSRVFFDLSTWHLIQWLYAPQRLREAQALRNDYRDPALHARLMRVLGERWGHRLADAVEQGKIATSQQDAAARLALDWLEPGLHAEITPEALAQHLQAQLARVVDCARDCVRLAGLAPQRLDAIYLTGGSSALRPLRTALREAFPETPQVEGDLFGGVASGLAYAR; this comes from the coding sequence ATGGTTTCTCTGGCAGACACGACCCTGGGCATCGATTTCGGCACCTCCAATTCCGCCATGGCATTGCGGCGCGCGGGCGGGCAGGCGCAGCTCGTGCCGCTCGAGGGCATGGCCGCAACCATGCCCACGGCGCTGTTCTTCAACGCCGAGGAGCACCGCACGCACTACGGCCGCGACGCGGTGGCGCACTACCTGGGCGGGGTGGAGGGGCGGCTCATGCGCTCGCTCAAGAGCCTGCTGGGCAGCGCGCTGCTGCAGGACAAGACGGCCGTGCACGACAGCCTGGTGAGCTACCAGGACATCATCGCCATGTTCCTGCGCCGCCTCGCGGCTTCTGCGCAGCAGGCGCTGGGCGGCCTGCCCGGGCGCGTGGTGCTGGGGCGGCCCGTGCATTTCGTGGACGACGATGCCGCGCGCGACCGCCAGGCCGAAGAGGCGTTGCGCCAGGCGGCGCACAGCGCAGGCTTTGCCGAGGTGAGCTTCCAGTTCGAGCCCATTGCCGCGGCGCTGGACTACGAGCAGCGCATCGAGCGCGAGTCATGGGTGCTGGTGGTCGATATCGGCGGCGGCACTTCCGACTTCACGGTGGTTCGCCTGGGGCCGGAGCATGCGGCGCGCGCCGACCGCAGTCAGGACGTGCTGGCCACCACGGGCGTGCACGTCGGCGGCACGGATTTCGACCACCGCCTGAACCTGGAACTGGTGATGCCGCTGCTGGGCTTTCGCCAGCGCGGCCCCAGCGGGCGCGAGGTGCCCAGCCGCGTGTTCTTCGATCTTTCCACCTGGCACCTGATCCAGTGGCTGTACGCGCCGCAGCGCCTGCGCGAGGCCCAGGCGCTGCGCAACGACTACCGCGATCCAGCGCTGCACGCGCGGCTCATGCGCGTGCTCGGCGAGCGCTGGGGCCACCGTCTGGCCGATGCGGTGGAGCAAGGCAAGATTGCCACGTCGCAGCAGGACGCGGCCGCGCGCCTGGCGCTCGACTGGCTGGAGCCGGGCCTGCATGCCGAGATCACCCCCGAAGCGCTGGCGCAGCACCTGCAAGCCCAGCTCGCGCGCGTGGTGGACTGCGCGCGCGACTGCGTACGCTTGGCCGGGCTCGCGCCGCAGCGGCTCGACGCGATCTACCTCACGGGGGGCTCGTCGGCGCTGCGGCCGCTGCGCACCGCGTTGCGCGAGGCGTTTCCTGAAACACCCCAGGTCGAGGGCGACCTGTTCGGCGGCGTGGCCTCGGGGCTGGCCTACGCCCGTTGA